In the genome of Sulfurimonas autotrophica DSM 16294, the window ATAGATAAAAATTCCTGATGGTTTTTGTATTGTGAATATTTCACGTTTTAACCACCATCCTTTTGTATTTAAAACTGCCACTTTATTTGTGTCATTTACAGAGACATATAGTTCAGGTTTTTCTTGAGACCATCTTACATGTAATACTTTTCCGTCAAATTCAAATCTTTTGATAACTTTTAATGTTTTTGTATCTATAATTTGAATAACAGGAAACTTTTTACCGCTGAATGTAACTGCCAAATATTTTTTATCAGGAGAGAGTGCTGTAAATACTGGTAAACCTTCTGTTGTAATAGCTTTAATAAATTTAAAATCCGGCGTGTAGACAAAAACTTTATTGTCACCTACTGCGGGAATAAATACTTTAGAATCACTGATAGACCAAAATCCAAAGTGTGGAACTTTAAGTACCGGTTTTCTGTCATCGAGTTTGAGCTGAATTTTTTCAAACTTGAGCGTGTCCAAGTCTACAACACCAAACCATGGGGACTGAAAAAATCCATTGATATATTTGTCACCTTTTATCATGGCATCAAAAGGCATCACACCAACATTTTTAAACTCTTTGACAAGTTTAAAATGAGGTTTGCCTTTGCCTTTGTTTGTATTTTCATAAATGGCGATGGTATCATTGTCCATTTCAGAAAAAACAAGGTAATTTTTATAGATTTTTATTCCCACGTTACGTGAGCCTGTCTTGATTTTTTCTATTGGTTTTAAATCCCGTGTAAGAATATCTACACTTTTGTCATCATAATTGGCAACGGCTACATAGTTTTTGTTAATGACAAAACCAATGGCACTTTTACTTGTTTTATATTCATTGAGCTTTTTTTCACTGCGTGGATCAAATCTCATTATATAACCGTCACGTGATATAAGATAACCA includes:
- a CDS encoding cytochrome D1 domain-containing protein; its protein translation is MIKKLLLGAITATSLYTNVCAHEKVFVVERESSSIAVIEDGLPRNHMKNMHNMNHGVMKFYGDDGYLISRDGYIMRFDPRSEKKLNEYKTSKSAIGFVINKNYVAVANYDDKSVDILTRDLKPIEKIKTGSRNVGIKIYKNYLVFSEMDNDTIAIYENTNKGKGKPHFKLVKEFKNVGVMPFDAMIKGDKYINGFFQSPWFGVVDLDTLKFEKIQLKLDDRKPVLKVPHFGFWSISDSKVFIPAVGDNKVFVYTPDFKFIKAITTEGLPVFTALSPDKKYLAVTFSGKKFPVIQIIDTKTLKVIKRFEFDGKVLHVRWSQEKPELYVSVNDTNKVAVLNTKGWWLKREIFTIQKPSGIFIYEESK